The window TTAATAACCACACCTTTAAAAGAAGTGCCTTAGGTCTTGAAAATGACTGGACTAATCCAAATTAGTGCCTAATACGTTGAAATTAAGTTGAAACCGTGACCGTCGTCAATCAAATGCCGAGCTATATTCTACCTCTAGCTGAAAATTGGAAAAGAGAATCAGGTAATTTTGTTTCACGAACAAATTTCGcgttaagttttattttacgaTAATCACAATTGTACACAATGACGGTATATTTCGGACATCATATTTTAAATGATCCAGTATTACCATATTGCCGTTAAAACGAACAATAAAAAGCTTCCAGCGCAAATGCAGCAAAAATACTTATCAACTATCAGGCCGACTTTCGTGAAATGAAATGTGAAACGGCAAATTCCTTTAACGTAAGACATACTGCAAACTCTGCACCTTGTATTACAGTTGATCAACATAGGGCACGGTTTGCAAGGTTATACTGTAAGTAATCACTATACACTGTAGTTACGAAACCACTAACTAGACCGACATACACCATCATTATAATGTCGTTAAGAAGACGGATTTCGTAGCGCACCACAAATTTCGAACAATACATGGATAATGAACATGCATATTAGAGACGGGAATTTACAAAGAAacgttgaaaaataaaaacagtaattaaaatattatgtaCATACATTGCAAAACCAATGTACTAGAAGACTTACGTTGCAAGACGTGCAAACGAGGCTTAATCCGCTCCAGTGAAAAATTAGGCTGGAACGAAATTGTACAAGTCAAAAATTGGCCCAACTTGGCCGTACGAAAGCGGTGTAGTCTGAAGGATCCACTGTCAATTTAAAAATGCGGCTTTAAGTGAACACACGGACTTATCACCGACCGGTAAAAACCATTACCATCCAAACGATTCAAATAATTTGTACAAAGTGAAATCGACAACGATTGGTTGTGAACATTAATATAAACGTCgacaacacactgtgactaGTAAAGGTATACCAGACGCTTTGTGAACGTGCcagtatgacgtcattggtGAATATCGGTATTTAAATCAGCAAAGGTTAAAGGGAAAGAAGCCGCAGTTAAGGGCAGGCGTTATCAATGCAAAACGGTTAACGGCAAGAACATTTTGGTCACGGTTTTAAGCTCGGTGAAAATTAGCTATTTCAGCGGTTGGGAAAAAAGCCATAACGCTTTATCtaataacacaaaaacaatttttggaTTTGGGTGCAACAAACGATGTTCGGCAGGACACGTCACTTTTCAAAGTCCGTCGGCCGTCCACTCGAAGTCAAGCAAGTAAAACcggaaaaaatacgttgttctTTGGTAATGTTAAAATATCACAAGTCTTGGTACAAATTCAACCGACCAATATAGTTTCAGTGTTTTACCTGAAACGCAGTAACGCCATCAAAAAAGTGATTGTATGGTTTTGTCAACAAAGCCAAAAGCCATTTGAAAGGCCGCAAATTCGTGCGTTAAATCTAATTTATCGTGATAAGGGTGCTATAAAATTCTATCAAATACGTGACGCGCCGGTTCTCTTGAGCAACCAAAATACACTAAACTATGTTATTATACAAGGATAGGCCACTTATTTAATTGGAAGAAACAAGTCAGATTTCTAGCCTAGGGCCATATGAACTCAAATCGTGACAAAAATTAAACTCGCTAAATAACAGGTTGGCAAAATCGTTTCATCGCACGTAACAGCGGATTTAATTAATACCGTGATCAGAATTCTTAACTTTCCACTTTAACAGAATGTTAACGTTAGTAACTTTCCTAACCAACCGCAagcttcaaaattttgttgatcgTTTGCTTCCATTACAGCGAATGCGACAcaacttgaaataatttgaaataataataattaaatttgctGATTTCAGTGAAGGTCGACTGCGCCAATAGGTTATCACTGCGTCATGAGAATAACAGCAAGACATCTAAGTCCTGTGCAAGCACATACAACGCGCTTTACAAAACCAGCAAATCAGTACTAGAGATTTGCATACAAGATTTACACTGTGTCTGTGATCGGGAAACCAGTCTATGCCATCTGGCAAAGAATGAATATAGAACAGAACAGCACAAACGTTAAATCTATCGATGTACAATGATTATAACGGAAAGCGTTTCGTAACAGCTTTGACGTTACGTTTAACATAGTTACACAGACCTGGAACGGTAACTCGGGCTTGTGTCTATTACGGCCCGGATCGTTCGCTCTCGGCTAAACACAGTTTTATGACTTCTGGAGCTTGCTTATCCGGATGTTGCTTCAACACCCTCTCAACGATTGCAGGAGGAAATAAACCACAGAGATTCCTGTACAAGTGATGTTTCGGATTCTCCGGGCTGCTGAGAGGAACGTCTTGTTCGTGGGGGGATGGTTCCGGTCGGGGTATTGCACTCTGAGCGCTGTTTGGACGACCTTGGGGGAACACGTTGTAATTGGGAGTTGAATAAACCCTCCTGTTGGAGCAGGGCGGGTAAGTTTTCACATCCGACTTGGTCGTTTGACAACTTCCGTCGTTGGATAGTGGGGCCATGATGTCACTTCGATCAGATGGGGCTATAAATGGGTAAGAGTGGGAAAAAGCACTGCTGAAAGCCGGTCCGTAGGAGGGCATATAACAAGGAAGTTGGGGTCGTGATGGACCCGGATATGGGTAAGCCATTTCAGGGCGGACAGGAAGTGGTTTAGATGAAAATGGGGACTCATTTGATTGGTTCGCATACATGTGGGGTATGTGACCGTATGGGGTGTTGGCAGCTGGTATGTAGGGATATGGGGTGCCCATATGCATCGGATATTGTGCTGGCATTCTATGCCCGCTTGCGTTTCCTTCGTACACTGGCATGCAACCTTGAGAGTTAGGACAGCACTGGTTGGGACGGGGCACGTTGCCACTCCTGATGTGAAAGTCAGGGGGATTTGGGTCATTATGCATGTAGGGTTGTCCGTGGAAAGAGTGGGCACGGGGAGAATCGTTGGGCATAACACCATTGGCACTGCACACCATATTATGGTCGTGCCTCACATTTCGATCAGCAACAGTCATCTTCCTCATATTCTCCGATAAGCTTTCCCTTTGCATCCTGTGCTTTTGGTGATGGCATTGGTTCGGTTGTAAATGATAGGAAGGCGCCATGGACTGGTATTGGTTCCTTTCATTGTACGGCAATACGTTCTTTGGCTGCCCAGAACTACTTGGAACATTATGATGTGCTTGATGGTCATTGGCTGGCAGAGACTTGCTAGAGCCTGGTGGACAGCCAGAACGTGATGAACCAGTGGACACTTGCTGTAGATATTTAAGGAATAAATTGAATCACTGAAAACTGTAAACGTTAACGAGCGACATGCTGTTTAGTATGACAACCTACCGTAGAGGATTTGCTGGTCATGTTGGTGGTCGCTGGATTGTTGATGAACTCGTTGGCCAAAGCTACAGCTTCCACCGAGGTCCTGTAGCGGCGATCCGAGTTTTCTTTCATTGTTTCCACAACCGATCTTGAGCTTTCAGGATgaaaaaacttgcattttttCCCGTATGTGCACTTCTTACCTACGACaacataattattcatttACAACTTATCTTTTGAGCTAAGCATTTCGTTTTTAACCGAAAATatcatttataaaaatgtctTAACTGCATACAACGATAGCTAAAGTGGATTATATACCATAAGGACATTGACGCCTGTTCTGCTCTTCTGATGCTGGGCGATTCCTTAAAAAGTTATCAATGCTTGGACCGTTGCGACCTAATGGATCATCAGGAGGCATAAACCTAGATACAAGTTCTCGTTATAGTGGCTGTTTGCATTTCAAGAATTAGCaggtttattcaaatttaccTATCACTAACAAAGGAGTACATCAATAATCTTTTTTCGATTAATTCTTTCCATTCGGGTTTTTCACTTTGAAGATCACGGAAGTTGTCATTGCTGACAATCACTCCTCCTGTGTCCTGGGCAAGTTTTAGGATGAACCTGTCATCGTAGCATGTCACTCTACGTCCGTTGATCGAGCGTGACGGTGTGTACACAAGAATTTTTTCCTGTTCAAGCTTGTCAAGAAGTTCCCGATCtgtaaaaaattgttattcATTACAATTATACTACTCGTAATATTCATTCAGTTTGAATCAGAGGAAAACTTACACTGCACTTACTCAATGCACACACAATtaagaaaacacaaaacaacagtGCTCCACACATCATCACAGCTTACTGTATCACAATACATATGGTATTAAACTGCCAGGTTAAACTCAAACCTAATTTGCattgaagaaatatttaaaacaaccaaTACAGTCATCAGTTTCAAAGCCAACCACACCATTTGTTTGATTAACAGGCACCTCTTATAGGGGCGCCTGGACGCGATGATTCTTTTCGATAACTCGGAACAAAAACAGTGATGTCACGGTGATTTCGTTTTCTGAAGTAGTCAACTGCCAAAAAGATCCCTTTGCATGAGAAGTATTTTCTGTTCCCATGgctaaatatgaaaaaaacttaacgatttacaaaaaaattttttacctgTAAGCACAAACATTGGTTTGTTTGAGCTTAGTGTAATGAACAATATTTTAACTGGAAATTAATTATATGCAAATGATGCATGTTATGACAACACAATAGTCGTTTAAGGTTGAATCAATATGACATGTTTCTCATTACCTCATGGCCACATTGCTTCCATCTATTACAATGGGGCGAAGATGTTTACTGTCGTCTTCATCATTATTCTTAGTAATATTGTCTTTATCTTTATTGCCGTTATCCAGTGTTAGTGGGCCACGGGGTAAAGGGCTACGAGcagattttgaaattttggatGTCATTGTGATTCCTCTTTTTCCATGGCCAGCCTACCGATGATAAATCACATGAATTAGTTCACAGACAGTTGGCTATGAAATGAGCATACTGTCATATATgcaaatttgatttttcaaaatatctgTCCATTTTTAGATAATTACAGTGATGATACCAGTCATCCAATATTATTAATGTTAAAATACATTTACATGGCGTAATAAAGCTTGGCTtttgaatttcaaaatatgaaaagtCACTTTACCTCCGCAAACTGACTCTGCATACTAACTGCGACATCCTGGTCATTAACAATAAGCGATTGCGGAAGGGCAGTTGTAGTCTGGACTGTAGAGTTTGAAAGTTCGGCTAGTATATCATTCTTCGTGGCTTGGTTGCCTAATTTGATGATAGCCGGTCGGATCTTGAAAGACAAAATAGCAAGTAAACCAATTTTGTACCGAGTGATAGTGATAGGTGTATTACACAGAAATGCAAATGCAATGGCTCAATGTCAAACAATTGACAAGTATTTTATCACATATTGGATCGTAAACTCGGTGTAATACTAGTAAGTACCTGTGTTAGCGTGTAACCAAACATAAGACAAAACTCAATTTTCGAAGCCAGATCTTGTGTTTCTGAGTTAACACTCTTTGTGGTATGAAGACTGTATTGAACATGTGAATCTGAGCGCAGACTGGGGGACGATGCAACACTTGCCGTTGGCGaaacacaatttttcaaatgcaAATTAGGAGGTCCACTTGAATTCGAGACATGgccattttcaaaaattccTGTCACTGTACATGTAGCAGTACATAAGGGCACACATGTCGGGCAAGTGTTCGAGACACAAACGATGTCATCAGaaaactttttatgttttgggCTACACAAGTTTTTTGAACATTTATAAGATTTTATTGGATTAACGCTGCGTTCTGTATCACTGTTTGGTATTCCAAGGTCAGTCAAAATGTTATCGTTGTTCAAATCGTAAGCACATGGACAACTATGGTTACGAGCGGAACTTATTGTTACATTTCCATGAGAGCTTGCACTGCAATAACTGGAAAATGGTGAAGAATGTATACACGTCGACTTGCACGAATCGGATTTCTGTACAAGAGTCTCGCAATTGTCAGTGATAAAACTTTGCATGTTCATTTCAGCGCCACCGTTAGACAATGGCGCATCACTGTCGCGCCAGTGACCAGAATCTTGGATGTTTCCCCAGCTATGATAACCACTGTCAGAACCTCTTACTGCAGGACCCTTCCCTTCTTCAAATTTATATTTCCCTTGACAATCTGCAATTACTTCAGAGTTATCAGCCTTGGAATCACTGGTCAAAAACCTGTTCATATCCATTATTTGGGTGCAGATAGAGCCTACATATCATTACTTCTgaatacaaatacaataaatgacgattatttttaaataatatctAGGCTACTGATTCTAGAGACGGTAGGCACCAAACTGCTAAGTTTTTTGTGCAGAATGATTATATTTTGCAGAGCCTCGTTCTGAACAACACCATACAAAGAGACAGACAATAGGTAAACATATTTCATGTAAGCTATGTTTACAGCCTGCCTTTACAAGCTTCAAAACTTAGCAGTCTGGTATCATGGGTTACACACCTGTTAAAGACGTATATATTTGTATTATGGCTAtaactttacaacaaaacaCACAAATGAGCCAATCACAGAtcttattattaattaatcaaaCAACAGTCCTGTACTGGCTTATAAAACTTAAGAACAGCATAATAAATATACGAATATaatgaaaaataacaacatGTGCCCAGCTGgtgaattaattcttttatgaacCCACGTTTGGCAAACCCAAGCAGGTGAGCTTCGTCAGGGCAGATTACAAGAAGAAGATGAATgtttaatgaaattattaaaattatctaggcctatatatttattaaataattataatgaaAAAGTATAACAACAGTCTATCATAAAGAACCTAGGTCTATTATGACATGgtacacaaaaacaaattaagaCATGTTGTTAGAGCTGCCATATTATGCCAACTGCTTATGCAACAGTTATTATTGACATATTTCTTAGAGAGGAAGTCACGCAAAAATCAACTTGGACCTAGTTTAAAACCTTCATAAACAATCTAAAGAAACGTACATATCAAATAACAAACAGTATTACAGTAGTAGTTTACTTGATATTTCTCATTTAAAAGACTATTAAAGGTGGAACAGCACCTTGAAAATGTTACTAAGTTTACTACCTTACAAATCTGCCAACCGTACGGACTGCTAGTTTACAAGCACTGTAATGACATTAAACTGTACATTTGTAACCTCGTCTGACCAAACTTATAACTGAAATATTCTTATGTTATTACAATAAATTGATTTAACTGTTTACAAGCATTAgaaccttttttaaaataaaaggaaCACTTCTCAAGGCAGCTTACACGacaaagtgtttttttttaagtgcTGTTTGTTGACTACCCACAGCGCATTTGCATACAAGTAAAGCGAACGCAGTGTTACCGATGACCAATACGTCAAGACTGTAACGCAGAGACTGATGAGCCATTTTGAAACGATCGCGTTCAGAGCTTACTTGAAGCATTTCATGGTTTCGACAAACGCTTCCTTGGATACACCATACGTGGTAAATTTTATACGCAACCATTACTAGCCTTTAACGCTCGTAGTTGACTTAATTTAGGTACAGCCTAGTAGTGTAAACTATTCTTTACAGCTCGGCTTACAACTGAAAAGGCTTCGCTATTCTGTGATGGACTTGAGCGAAAAGAAAAACGCTAGTaacataaaaagaaattggGCAAAATAGCCGCAGGCAAGCTTTAATCTTAGCGCGGCGATATGAAATGTCAGGCGTTATGGCTAAATAATCTTTGTAAAGCATACCTCTAAATACGCCTGGTTCTGTCAATTAATTTATACCGGAGATCATCTCGTACCGTCCACTTTGGAATGTTCAGCGGTTTTTTTTGTGTATGTGACGAATAATTTAGCGATCCAACAATTAGTTGTGGTGCTTCTTTCAAATAATTATGCTACACTACTTCAAAGGACAGATCGCGTAAATACCCTGCAACGTATCACTTACATAAAACCAACAATCGTTATTTGTGTTTAGCATCAACACTGGTGTACAAGGTCAACCGTACAAACATGTAGCAAGGGTTGACCAAAAAGTAACATTGACACTTTGTCTGTAGTGTTTAAATCGTGAAAGAAATCATGTTAGTATTGCTGGTTAAATTCTGTTTGCTGTCCTTGGTTGAACGAACGCGTAACATCTCGGGATTGCGTAACAATAGCTCGTGTCAATGGTCTTCAAAACTCGTTTTTTCCGTTGTAGCTTCCAGCTGTTTAACTTGCGGTATATTGCTAATGgcgataaaattttaaaagttcttTGGCATAGCCTGACATGAATGTTACTGCATGGTTGTTTAGTGAATGActagtataggcctatatacctAAATCAATGCAATAATAATTGTATAGCAGTTTAACAacgtaaacataaaaatgaattacGCAGTGTTCCTTTCACTTAAATATTTGGTTTGTCTAATGAAGGACAACAAACCTACAATAGACAAGTACTCGCAGTGGTACATTTGCCCGAATAAGGTGGCAAATTACGTTCAGGAAAAGTAACACCACTCTACAATACATTTATTTATGTACAATACATTTATTGATGTAACTGAATCCTAGTGCTTTAacgaaatgttttgtttcaaagtatGCTGGATTCAATTACCCCGTAATTTCACGTTTACGACCCAACGAGAATAAGAAGGTTGGAAAGCCCTTGCTTGTGGTACACCGTTTTGACTAGGGATGTATAATACAGAATAACTGACTATTCTAGAATGATCTAGAATAGCTTATTCCGGATCTAGAATTTCGAATCCTTTTCTAGAACAGCATAAAAGCTAAAAATATTAAGCACCAGAagtgcttttgttttgaatttgcaACAGGCTCATAAATTATCACGGTTCAAGCAAGTTCACAATCGTTAAATTGACAAAACACACGGTTTAATTCATGTCGATTTATGCATCCACCATATAGTATCGGAACGTgaagtaacaatcgacaacaACGCCTCCTGCACGTGTCCATGAAAACCTTCAATCATAAAATAACATCGTTTCCTAAGATTTGGgaaaaatacgaaaattaGATTCGAACCTTTTGGGATTCGGATATGTTGTTCTAGAATGTGCATCCCTAGTTCTGACACTCTTTGGATAAATTGTACAGGTAGTTTGCGTAGGCTAATCTAAATCGTTGTGTATAATATGGTGCGGCTGCGTGTTGCTTCTTATCTACTGGAAAGTCGTTTATTGAAATGAGTTTCGACGAAAATGTAACCGCATTATCTGGAGCTTAAATTATattcaaaatttaataaaacttggcTCAAACTAGCTTAATACTGTAGGTTATTTTTTGGAGAATAACTTTTTTGACGTTAATAACATAGGTTAAATGCGGGCAAACACGAGAAAAACAAGAATGCAAATATTTATcgtaaaaacaaaaccaaatgcTTAAAAAATTACTTCAGATCGGCATTAAACAAATACAACCTTTAAAGATTAGATTACATTAATAGGACATCAAAATAGATTAACGATTTCTGTTTTGGTGTAGGTTTATTCTTTAAAATTGGAATGGATTCGCTCAATAAAGTCAGCATAGCAACATTAAACAAGAACGGaacatcaacaaaatatattgatcAAGTAATACTTGTCCTAGTCTGAGGAACTTCTTGTACCTACCGTACTATCTTGCTTGTACGGtgaattttaagtaaaaattttagaaTATTCAAAATGAATTCGTTCGATCACCCAAACCTAAGCTAGCCTACAGTAGTTTCATCAAAATACCAGACCAACAGTTCGTTTCGGACCTATACCACCACGAATGAACATACACATACATGtttcaaaacaatgttttttatgACATGTCCACATTTAAGAGAAAACATGTGTCACTGgtacaaaacaacaataagCCTTTTCGAAGGTCCGTTCTAGCTAGGGATATGATTAACCCATTAATCATTTATGATAAGAGTAAGATCTAATAGTGTAGAAAGGGTTTAGAACGTTTGACTAAAGtaacatgcataaaaaataagttttccTTCAAATGACAACCAAATGAGTGAGCGATAGCTTAAGATTACAGAAGATCCTTTTTTACAAGTTACCAAACGCATAGCCTGATCTTCACCTTGGTTACAGGGCGGTTTGCCATAAAGCACTGCCTAAACAACAatgaattttacaaaattgtcCATATTGTCTGCATCACAGGATTACCTTACGGTGACGTCATTCTAATTTTTTCAGTCGTGTATCTTTGGGTGAGCGCGTTGCTGTGTGATGTCGCGGTCCGCCACACGTTattaattgcttttttatgTGGTTTAATTAGGTCCACGTCGCATAAACTACACGCTCCTTTGCCGCTTACTAATAAGAATTCACCGTACAATGGTACTTAtagcaaaaataaatgttacatCACATGGACTAtgctaaaataaaactatgttTTCATACCGTATATCATGTATTAATAGTTATGAAGGTACACGTAGACTAATCAGCTTTTAAAGTACTTGTTGATAAATTACGGACAAAGCCGCTTTTACTCgttaaaaaatatgtgaaaaactatttttgtatACTATATATCCGGAAAGGTACACACGTAAAGACAAGATATGACATTTAGTAGCCCATAGTAATTTCATCATataagaataaaataaaacacaagaaCAGAATCAAATACATTGAAATAAGGCCACATTTCCGATCGAAATATGACTGTACTAGATAGATTGTACTTAATTAAGCATGGAAACCATAGAATAACTCACTGCTTTACTGGAATTATTCCACtcatttttaagttattcCAAAAAGATATACAATTGCTGTACGTTATGTGTATACAAAATCCAATTGTTTCCTTAATCGGCAGATTTCTTTGCAGTGTAAATATTTGTGAGTATGTTTTTGTGTGCGCTGAGCGTATTTGAACGTATT of the Clavelina lepadiformis chromosome 7, kaClaLepa1.1, whole genome shotgun sequence genome contains:
- the LOC143465673 gene encoding uncharacterized protein LOC143465673, with the translated sequence MDMNRFLTSDSKADNSEVIADCQGKYKFEEGKGPAVRGSDSGYHSWGNIQDSGHWRDSDAPLSNGGAEMNMQSFITDNCETLVQKSDSCKSTCIHSSPFSSYCSASSHGNVTISSARNHSCPCAYDLNNDNILTDLGIPNSDTERSVNPIKSYKCSKNLCSPKHKKFSDDIVCVSNTCPTCVPLCTATCTVTGIFENGHVSNSSGPPNLHLKNCVSPTASVASSPSLRSDSHVQYSLHTTKSVNSETQDLASKIEFCLMFGYTLTQIRPAIIKLGNQATKNDILAELSNSTVQTTTALPQSLIVNDQDVAVSMQSQFAEAGHGKRGITMTSKISKSARSPLPRGPLTLDNGNKDKDNITKNNDEDDSKHLRPIVIDGSNVAMSHGNRKYFSCKGIFLAVDYFRKRNHRDITVFVPSYRKESSRPGAPIRDRELLDKLEQEKILVYTPSRSINGRRVTCYDDRFILKLAQDTGGVIVSNDNFRDLQSEKPEWKELIEKRLLMYSFVSDRFMPPDDPLGRNGPSIDNFLRNRPASEEQNRRQCPYGKKCTYGKKCKFFHPESSRSVVETMKENSDRRYRTSVEAVALANEFINNPATTNMTSKSSTQVSTGSSRSGCPPGSSKSLPANDHQAHHNVPSSSGQPKNVLPYNERNQYQSMAPSYHLQPNQCHHQKHRMQRESLSENMRKMTVADRNVRHDHNMVCSANGVMPNDSPRAHSFHGQPYMHNDPNPPDFHIRSGNVPRPNQCCPNSQGCMPVYEGNASGHRMPAQYPMHMGTPYPYIPAANTPYGHIPHMYANQSNESPFSSKPLPVRPEMAYPYPGPSRPQLPCYMPSYGPAFSSAFSHSYPFIAPSDRSDIMAPLSNDGSCQTTKSDVKTYPPCSNRRVYSTPNYNVFPQGRPNSAQSAIPRPEPSPHEQDVPLSSPENPKHHLYRNLCGLFPPAIVERVLKQHPDKQAPEVIKLCLAESERSGP